A region of Pseudomonas saponiphila DNA encodes the following proteins:
- a CDS encoding 4-hydroxyproline epimerase, with amino-acid sequence MKKITVIDSHTAGEPTRLVIDGFPDLGRGSMAERLQTLRSDHDQWRRACVLEPRGSDVLVGALLCAPQASDACAGVIFFNNSGYLGMCGHGTIGLVRSLYHLGRIDCGVHRIETPVGTVQATLHEDLSVSVRNVPAYRYRRQVALQVPGHGTLHGDIAWGGNWFFLISDHGQRLALDNVEALTHYTWSVRAALEAAGITGAGGEIIDHIELFADDPEADSRNFVLCPGKAYDRSPCGTGTSAKLACLAADGKLAPGQTWRQASVIGSQFSAHYELAGERIIPTLRGSAHISAEATLLLDARDPFAWGIGS; translated from the coding sequence ATGAAAAAAATAACCGTGATCGACTCCCACACCGCAGGTGAACCCACTCGTCTGGTCATCGACGGCTTTCCCGACCTGGGCCGGGGCTCCATGGCCGAGCGCCTGCAAACCCTGCGCAGCGACCACGATCAATGGCGCCGTGCCTGCGTCCTCGAACCCCGGGGCAGCGACGTGCTGGTGGGCGCCCTGCTCTGCGCGCCCCAGGCCAGCGATGCCTGCGCCGGGGTGATCTTCTTCAACAACAGCGGCTACCTGGGCATGTGCGGCCACGGCACCATCGGCCTGGTGCGCTCGCTGTACCACCTGGGGCGCATCGACTGCGGCGTGCACCGCATCGAAACCCCGGTGGGCACGGTGCAGGCCACCCTGCATGAGGACCTGTCGGTGAGCGTGCGCAATGTGCCCGCCTATCGCTACCGCCGCCAGGTGGCGCTGCAGGTGCCGGGGCACGGCACGCTGCACGGCGACATTGCCTGGGGCGGCAACTGGTTCTTCCTGATCAGCGATCACGGCCAGCGCCTGGCCCTGGACAATGTCGAAGCCCTGACCCATTACACCTGGAGCGTGCGCGCAGCCCTGGAAGCCGCCGGAATCACCGGCGCCGGGGGCGAGATCATCGACCACATCGAACTGTTCGCCGACGACCCAGAGGCCGACAGCCGCAACTTCGTCCTCTGTCCGGGCAAGGCCTACGACCGCTCGCCCTGCGGCACCGGCACCAGCGCCAAGCTGGCCTGCCTGGCCGCGGACGGCAAGCTCGCCCCGGGCCAGACCTGGCGCCAGGCCAGCGTCATCGGCAGCCAGTTCAGCGCCCATTACGAACTGGCCGGCGAGCGGATCATTCCGACCCTGCGCGGCAGTGCCCATATCAGCGCCGAAGCCACCCTGCTGCTGGACGCTAGAGACCCGTTCGCCTGGGGCATCGGCTCGTGA
- a CDS encoding LysE family translocator, which translates to MTSSLLLAVIASGFIYAITPGPGVLAVFGIGASRGRKAGAGFLGGHMLGDVLWCSTALIAIVGAREIGSDAFNILGLFSGLYLFWLGMRAIRARRGNGDEPQGAARHPFWHGVLFGLTNPKAYPVAVATFTALLSSRAELLTWSMLPGLIALSFLGGLAAYAILIGVVGARRVRNGYLRHELAITRICGVMFIGFAINALLHAVPGLIGNKA; encoded by the coding sequence ATGACCTCATCGCTGTTGCTGGCCGTTATCGCCTCGGGTTTCATTTATGCCATCACCCCCGGGCCCGGGGTCCTGGCGGTGTTCGGTATCGGTGCGTCCCGAGGCCGGAAGGCCGGTGCCGGGTTTCTCGGCGGGCACATGCTGGGGGATGTGCTCTGGTGCAGCACGGCGCTGATTGCCATTGTCGGCGCCCGGGAAATCGGCAGCGACGCTTTCAATATCCTCGGCCTGTTCAGTGGCCTGTACCTATTCTGGCTGGGCATGCGCGCGATCCGCGCCCGTCGCGGCAACGGCGATGAGCCCCAGGGCGCCGCGCGCCATCCGTTCTGGCACGGCGTGCTCTTCGGCCTGACCAATCCCAAGGCCTACCCGGTGGCCGTGGCCACCTTCACCGCGCTGCTGTCCAGCCGCGCCGAACTGCTCACCTGGTCGATGCTGCCCGGTCTGATTGCCCTGAGCTTCCTCGGGGGCCTGGCGGCATACGCTATTCTCATCGGCGTTGTCGGCGCGCGTCGGGTGCGCAACGGCTACCTGCGCCACGAGCTGGCGATCACCCGGATTTGCGGGGTGATGTTCATCGGTTTCGCGATCAATGCCCTGCTGCATGCGGTACCGGGGCTGATCGGCAACAAGGCATAA
- a CDS encoding AraC family transcriptional regulator codes for MIDSAQLHHLPRAIAAQSPGDIDSLLANMAPLAPLLDCIPSAVFFIKDLQARYLIANLTLAQRCGFKSIRPLLGKTSAEVFPAVLGPVYTEQDQRVLQQGVTIKGQLELHLYGSREPGWCLTHKLPLYGRDARIIGMAGISLDLQAAHDTHPAYARLAAVDRHIREHYSEAIRLQDLTRIAKLSTAQLERYCKRIFHLTPRQMIHKVRLEHASQLLLTQEPITEVALQCGYTDHSAFSRQFKALTGLSPRQFRQNAAAPLMPDRKCGSRTGH; via the coding sequence ATGATCGATAGCGCACAGCTCCACCACTTGCCCAGGGCCATCGCCGCCCAATCCCCCGGAGACATCGACAGCCTGCTGGCCAACATGGCGCCCCTCGCCCCGCTGCTGGACTGCATTCCCAGCGCAGTGTTCTTCATCAAGGATCTGCAGGCCCGCTACCTGATCGCCAACCTGACCCTGGCCCAGCGCTGCGGCTTCAAGAGCATCCGCCCCTTGCTGGGCAAGACCTCCGCCGAGGTCTTTCCCGCGGTGCTCGGCCCGGTCTACACCGAGCAGGACCAGCGCGTGCTGCAGCAGGGCGTGACCATCAAGGGCCAGCTGGAATTGCACCTGTACGGCAGCCGCGAGCCGGGCTGGTGCCTGACCCACAAACTGCCGCTGTATGGTCGCGACGCCCGGATCATCGGCATGGCCGGCATCTCCCTGGACCTGCAGGCAGCCCATGACACCCATCCGGCCTACGCACGCCTGGCGGCGGTGGACCGGCACATCCGCGAGCACTACAGCGAAGCCATCCGCCTGCAGGACCTGACCCGCATCGCCAAGCTGTCCACGGCCCAGCTGGAACGCTACTGCAAGCGCATCTTCCACCTCACGCCACGGCAGATGATCCACAAGGTGCGCCTGGAACATGCCTCACAACTGCTGCTGACCCAGGAGCCCATCACTGAAGTGGCCCTGCAATGCGGCTACACCGACCACAGCGCCTTCAGCCGGCAGTTCAAGGCCCTCACCGGGCTCAGCCCGCGGCAGTTCCGGCAGAACGCCGCGGCCCCGCTCATGCCTGACAGAAAGTGCGGTAGTCGAACAGGACATTGA
- a CDS encoding NAD(P)/FAD-dependent oxidoreductase, producing MQANVIVVGAGIIGAACAHELASRGLRVQVLDDARGGATAAGMGHLVAMDDNPAELALSHYSLELWRQLRAQLPEACAYRNCGTLWLAADRAEMDLARTKQQTLAEQGVTGQLLDGPALAALEPMLRQGLGGALQVSGDGILYAPATARWLLDSQPLISCQRARVRNVDGNRLELDDGRVLRAPQVLLANGYGARELLAQLPLRPKKGHLLITDRYPQQVGHQLVELGYAASAHASHGTSVAFNVQPRPTGQLLIGSSRQFDTLEPEVEPQVLAAMLQRAVEYLPALAQLNGIRAWTGFRAATPDGLPILGEHPQQPGLWLALGHEGLGVTTAPGSARLLVQQMLGECPALDPRPYRPGRFAPLTGESP from the coding sequence GTGCAGGCCAATGTGATCGTGGTCGGCGCCGGCATCATCGGCGCCGCCTGCGCCCACGAACTGGCCAGCCGCGGTCTGCGGGTGCAGGTGCTGGACGACGCCCGTGGCGGCGCCACCGCTGCCGGCATGGGCCATCTGGTGGCCATGGACGACAACCCTGCGGAACTGGCCCTGAGTCACTACTCCCTCGAGCTCTGGCGCCAGTTGCGCGCTCAACTGCCCGAGGCCTGCGCCTACCGCAACTGCGGCACCCTGTGGCTGGCCGCCGACCGCGCGGAAATGGACCTGGCGCGGACCAAGCAGCAGACCCTGGCCGAACAGGGCGTCACCGGCCAGCTGCTCGACGGCCCGGCACTGGCGGCCCTGGAACCGATGCTGCGCCAGGGCCTGGGCGGTGCCCTGCAAGTGTCCGGCGACGGCATTCTCTACGCCCCGGCCACCGCCCGCTGGCTGCTCGACAGCCAGCCGCTGATCAGCTGTCAGCGCGCCCGGGTCCGCAACGTCGACGGCAACCGGCTGGAGCTCGACGATGGACGGGTGCTGCGCGCGCCCCAGGTGCTGCTGGCCAACGGCTACGGCGCCCGGGAGCTGCTGGCGCAACTGCCCCTGCGGCCGAAGAAGGGGCACTTGCTGATCACCGACCGCTACCCGCAGCAGGTGGGGCATCAATTGGTGGAACTGGGCTACGCCGCCAGCGCCCACGCCAGCCACGGCACCTCGGTGGCGTTCAATGTCCAGCCACGTCCCACCGGGCAACTGCTGATCGGCTCGTCGCGGCAGTTCGACACCCTGGAGCCCGAGGTCGAGCCCCAGGTGCTGGCAGCGATGCTGCAGCGCGCGGTGGAGTACCTGCCGGCACTGGCACAACTCAACGGCATCCGCGCCTGGACCGGTTTTCGCGCCGCCACCCCGGACGGCCTACCGATCCTCGGCGAACACCCGCAACAGCCGGGGCTGTGGCTGGCGCTCGGCCACGAAGGGCTGGGAGTGACCACCGCCCCCGGCAGCGCACGGCTGCTGGTGCAGCAGATGCTCGGTGAATGCCCGGCGCTCGACCCGCGACCTTATCGGCCCGGGCGCTTCGCCCCCCTGACTGGAGAGTCCCCATGA
- a CDS encoding DUF4142 domain-containing protein, with amino-acid sequence MNLMATVLGRAGLALLLGLGAGSALAQSPAAFIDDASARAMADIEASRQAHRLTSSKALKEYTIQVINDRTTANQHLAKIARQLDLPVAPREQLLEQAKRLVPALPEGEDSDRVYATNQIKATEAAIRQIRQQAQSSELPELKAFAEETLPKLENHLQMARTIRSGRPIDRLEG; translated from the coding sequence ATGAACTTGATGGCCACTGTCCTTGGCCGCGCCGGCCTGGCTCTGTTGCTGGGCCTTGGTGCCGGCAGCGCCCTGGCCCAATCCCCTGCGGCCTTCATCGACGATGCCTCGGCCCGGGCCATGGCCGATATCGAAGCCAGTCGCCAGGCGCACCGGCTGACCTCATCCAAGGCACTCAAGGAATACACCATCCAGGTGATCAACGATCGCACCACCGCCAATCAGCATCTGGCGAAGATCGCCAGGCAACTGGACCTGCCGGTGGCCCCCCGGGAACAGCTGCTGGAGCAGGCCAAGCGCCTGGTGCCGGCACTTCCCGAAGGCGAGGATAGCGACCGCGTCTACGCCACGAACCAGATCAAGGCCACCGAGGCGGCGATCCGGCAGATCCGGCAACAGGCGCAAAGCAGCGAGCTTCCCGAGCTCAAGGCGTTCGCCGAGGAAACCCTGCCGAAACTGGAAAACCACCTGCAAATGGCCCGGACGATCCGCTCCGGACGTCCGATCGATCGGCTGGAGGGGTAA
- a CDS encoding type I restriction endonuclease — MEFLEKLTNLAAKVRLQGAAIQTEEATKNAFVMPFISTVLGYDVFDPMEVTPEFVCDVGTKKGEKIDYAIIKDGEVQMLIECKKIGEPLHINHASQLFRYFHVTSARISILTNGQVYKFFTDLDAPNKMDEKPFLELDLLDIDEYSVPELIKLTKSAFDVDSVLSAAGELKYVSQIKKVIASQISKPDDDFVKVFASRVYEGVITQKVRDQFSELTRKAIGQFLNDQINDRLKSAMSGTNQTVITTHSAPINDGREVADEEGPDEKIFTTLEELEGYHIVRAVVRSVVDAKRIVQRDTQSYFGILLDDNNRKPICRLHFNRAQKYIGIFDQDKVETRHPISSVDEIYEYSEHLKKTVGFYD, encoded by the coding sequence ATGGAATTTCTCGAAAAACTCACCAACCTTGCTGCCAAGGTGCGTTTGCAAGGTGCAGCCATTCAAACTGAAGAGGCTACGAAGAACGCATTCGTCATGCCCTTTATCAGTACGGTTTTGGGCTATGACGTCTTCGATCCGATGGAGGTGACCCCGGAGTTCGTCTGTGATGTTGGAACCAAGAAGGGCGAGAAGATCGATTACGCGATCATCAAGGATGGCGAGGTGCAGATGCTCATCGAGTGCAAGAAAATCGGTGAACCACTGCACATCAATCATGCTTCTCAGTTGTTCCGCTATTTCCATGTCACCAGTGCGCGTATTTCCATTCTCACCAACGGTCAGGTCTACAAGTTCTTCACCGATCTGGACGCGCCGAACAAGATGGATGAGAAACCTTTCCTTGAGCTCGATCTGCTGGACATTGACGAGTACTCCGTTCCTGAATTGATCAAGTTGACCAAGTCGGCGTTTGACGTCGATTCGGTACTCAGTGCAGCTGGCGAATTGAAGTACGTCAGTCAGATCAAGAAAGTGATTGCCTCCCAGATCAGCAAACCTGATGACGACTTTGTGAAGGTTTTTGCTTCTCGGGTGTATGAGGGGGTGATTACCCAGAAAGTCAGGGATCAGTTCTCTGAGCTGACACGCAAGGCCATCGGGCAGTTCCTCAATGATCAGATCAATGACCGCCTCAAGTCAGCCATGAGCGGGACTAACCAGACGGTCATCACGACGCATTCTGCCCCCATCAACGATGGGCGTGAGGTCGCTGACGAGGAGGGCCCGGATGAAAAGATTTTCACGACACTGGAGGAGCTTGAGGGTTATCACATCGTGCGAGCGGTGGTGCGTTCGGTGGTCGATGCCAAGCGGATTGTCCAACGTGATACCCAGAGCTATTTCGGTATCTTGCTCGACGACAACAATCGCAAGCCCATTTGCCGTCTGCATTTCAACCGTGCCCAAAAGTACATCGGCATTTTCGATCAGGACAAAGTTGAAACGCGTCATCCGATCAGTTCGGTCGACGAGATCTATGAGTATTCGGAACATCTGAAGAAGACCGTGGGTTTTTACGACTAG
- a CDS encoding sensor domain-containing protein has translation MATNNSAPLASFIDLLLDAVCAVDIEGRFVFVSAACERVFGYTADELIGRRMIELVHPDDRERTLQAAREIMGGVPKPNFENRYLRKDGRVAHILWSARWSEVDQLRIAVARDITERKLAESKQAALYAISEAAHATEDLLGLFKRVHRIIGEWLPALNFALALYDERSDSLSFPYHVDDCESSPERPGTLIGRFCAQVLHHGQSLLLAPSCPLSRDLWNEFAVIQGPRCWLGVPLNSQKGTIGVLMVKSAPGAQGYGEAELELLQYVSAQLAAAIERAQLHARLHYMAEYDQLTHLPNRELLRERLRSALARARRDSGRMALLYVDLDKFKEVNDTCGHAVGDMLLQAVANRLKGCVRETDTVARMGGDEFVVLLESVQHSDDAQQVAEKIRHALNEPLRLDGHWLNILPSIGIGLYPEHGLEEKQLFKYADEAMYAVKRERKSRSSA, from the coding sequence ATGGCAACCAACAACTCCGCGCCTCTGGCCAGTTTCATCGACCTGCTCCTGGATGCCGTGTGCGCCGTGGATATCGAGGGTCGCTTCGTGTTTGTCAGCGCTGCCTGCGAGCGGGTTTTCGGCTACACCGCCGATGAGCTGATCGGTCGGCGGATGATCGAGCTGGTGCACCCTGACGATCGTGAACGTACCTTGCAGGCTGCCCGGGAAATCATGGGCGGCGTGCCCAAGCCCAACTTCGAGAATCGCTACCTGCGCAAGGACGGGCGCGTGGCCCATATCCTCTGGTCGGCACGCTGGTCGGAGGTGGACCAGTTGCGCATTGCCGTGGCCCGGGACATCACCGAGCGCAAACTGGCCGAGTCGAAACAGGCCGCGCTGTATGCCATCTCCGAGGCGGCCCATGCCACCGAAGACCTGCTGGGGCTGTTCAAGCGGGTGCATCGGATCATCGGCGAGTGGCTGCCGGCGCTCAATTTCGCCCTGGCGCTGTACGACGAACGCAGCGACAGCCTGAGCTTTCCCTACCACGTCGACGACTGCGAAAGCAGCCCGGAACGGCCCGGAACCCTGATCGGGCGTTTTTGCGCCCAGGTGCTGCACCATGGCCAGTCCCTGCTGCTGGCGCCCTCTTGCCCGTTGAGCCGGGACCTGTGGAACGAGTTCGCGGTCATTCAAGGCCCCCGTTGCTGGCTGGGAGTGCCGCTGAATTCGCAGAAGGGCACCATCGGCGTGCTCATGGTCAAGAGCGCCCCTGGCGCGCAAGGCTATGGCGAGGCGGAGCTGGAACTGCTGCAGTACGTCAGTGCCCAGCTGGCGGCGGCCATCGAACGCGCGCAATTGCATGCGCGCCTGCACTACATGGCCGAGTACGACCAATTGACCCATCTGCCCAACCGCGAGCTGCTGCGCGAGCGCTTGCGTTCGGCCCTGGCCCGGGCCCGGCGCGACTCGGGACGCATGGCCCTGCTGTACGTCGACCTGGACAAGTTCAAGGAGGTCAATGACACCTGCGGGCACGCCGTGGGCGACATGCTGCTGCAAGCGGTGGCCAACCGCCTCAAGGGCTGCGTGCGGGAAACCGACACCGTGGCACGGATGGGCGGCGATGAGTTCGTGGTGCTGCTGGAAAGCGTGCAACACAGCGACGATGCCCAGCAGGTGGCGGAAAAAATTCGCCATGCGCTGAACGAGCCACTGCGCCTGGACGGCCATTGGCTGAACATCCTGCCGAGCATCGGCATCGGCCTGTACCCCGAACATGGCCTGGAAGAAAAACAGCTGTTCAAGTACGCCGACGAAGCCATGTATGCGGTCAAGCGCGAGCGCAAGAGCCGCTCCAGCGCCTGA
- a CDS encoding NAD(P)/FAD-dependent oxidoreductase, producing the protein MNAQRLHCQILIVGSGPAGLAAARAASHSARSIVLIDDNPRPGGQIWRQGPTPSAADERFKVVQHPAVRYLGATRVIAALSPHSLLLEDARQAWQVEFEHLILCCGAQELLLPFPGWTLPGVTGAGGLQALVKNGLPMHGKTLVIAGSGPLLLATAATARQAGARVLRVLEQAPTTAVLGFASHLWRWPTKLIQAIKLLTPAYRCNAHVVEALGDQQLQRVRIRQDRQLSELPCDYLACGFGLVPNTRLASHLGCRLEQGAIAVDPQQRSSLPQVLAAGECTGIGGSELARIEGEIAGCVASGQSARAAALIAQRRHWQDFATRLQQHFELQPRILQLARPDTLLCRCEDVPYAAVAGAADWSSAKLHSRCGMGACQGRVCASAARRLFDWPEVAPRSPLVPARVATLMLDACPPDAAD; encoded by the coding sequence ATGAACGCCCAACGCCTGCACTGCCAGATACTGATTGTCGGCAGCGGCCCGGCGGGGCTGGCCGCGGCCCGGGCCGCCAGCCACAGCGCGCGCTCGATCGTGCTCATCGATGACAACCCGCGTCCCGGCGGGCAGATCTGGCGCCAGGGTCCGACGCCGTCGGCCGCGGACGAACGCTTCAAGGTTGTGCAACACCCAGCGGTGCGCTACCTCGGCGCCACCCGCGTGATCGCCGCCCTGAGCCCCCACAGTCTGCTGCTGGAGGATGCCCGGCAGGCCTGGCAAGTGGAGTTCGAACACCTGATCCTGTGCTGCGGTGCCCAGGAACTGTTGCTGCCCTTTCCCGGCTGGACCCTGCCCGGGGTCACCGGCGCCGGAGGCCTGCAGGCCCTTGTGAAAAACGGCTTGCCGATGCACGGAAAAACCCTGGTGATCGCCGGCAGCGGCCCCTTGCTGCTGGCCACCGCCGCCACCGCACGCCAGGCCGGGGCGCGGGTGCTGCGGGTGCTGGAACAGGCGCCCACCACGGCGGTACTGGGGTTCGCCAGCCACTTGTGGCGCTGGCCGACCAAACTGATCCAGGCGATCAAACTGCTCACCCCGGCCTACCGCTGCAACGCCCACGTGGTGGAGGCCCTGGGCGACCAGCAGTTGCAACGGGTGCGCATCCGCCAGGACCGGCAGCTCAGTGAACTGCCCTGCGACTACCTGGCCTGCGGCTTCGGCCTGGTGCCCAACACCCGACTGGCCAGCCACCTGGGCTGTCGCCTGGAACAGGGGGCGATCGCCGTCGACCCGCAACAACGCAGCAGCCTGCCCCAGGTCCTGGCCGCCGGCGAATGCACCGGCATCGGTGGCAGCGAGCTGGCCCGGATCGAAGGCGAGATTGCCGGCTGCGTCGCCAGCGGCCAGAGCGCCCGGGCGGCTGCCTTGATCGCTCAACGCCGGCATTGGCAGGACTTTGCTACACGGCTGCAACAGCACTTCGAACTGCAACCGAGGATCCTGCAACTGGCCCGCCCCGACACCCTGCTCTGCCGTTGCGAAGATGTGCCCTACGCAGCCGTGGCTGGCGCAGCGGACTGGAGCAGCGCCAAGCTGCACAGCCGCTGCGGCATGGGCGCCTGCCAGGGCCGGGTCTGCGCCAGCGCCGCCCGGCGCCTGTTCGACTGGCCCGAGGTGGCGCCCCGTTCGCCCCTGGTGCCGGCCCGGGTCGCTACCCTGATGCTCGACGCCTGCCCGCCGGACGCGGCAGACTGA
- a CDS encoding 2Fe-2S iron-sulfur cluster-binding protein, whose product MIIYLDRQALAVRPGLTVAAAVAASGDPRTRTACNGGPRAPFCGMGICQECRMSIDGLRQLACQTLCQDGMQVERGQ is encoded by the coding sequence ATGATCATCTACCTGGATCGCCAGGCACTGGCCGTGCGGCCCGGCCTCACGGTCGCCGCCGCCGTGGCCGCCAGCGGCGACCCGCGGACCCGCACCGCCTGCAACGGCGGGCCACGGGCGCCGTTCTGCGGCATGGGCATCTGCCAGGAATGCCGGATGAGCATCGACGGCCTGCGCCAACTGGCCTGCCAGACCCTGTGCCAGGACGGCATGCAGGTGGAGCGCGGCCAATGA
- a CDS encoding GNAT family N-acetyltransferase gives MAQAPRAAISDLYHRAEDHFFLSISQFHRRFGDEVNAYCTGVAASSLNLLLMQGSERDNAEPLAEGVAFLQRAGVPFCVVMPQAQAARYSQQLRQLQMVAADQTRCMALDLATYVSRQAAPGLMEVRCTDRHLQDWAGPVASAFESGDAAIEQYLARHRAALLAGRALQHFSLYVDQRPVSALTLSLGPEVARLDDIGTLQGFQGRGYATALIHAVLGFAQARGARWCVLEASLDGLSIYRKAGFNVLFDYRTFCQA, from the coding sequence ATGGCGCAGGCACCGCGCGCTGCGATCAGCGATCTGTACCATCGGGCGGAGGATCATTTCTTCCTGTCCATCTCGCAGTTCCATCGACGCTTTGGCGATGAGGTGAACGCCTATTGCACCGGCGTCGCAGCCAGCAGCCTGAACCTGCTGCTGATGCAGGGCAGTGAACGCGACAACGCCGAGCCTCTGGCCGAGGGCGTGGCGTTTCTCCAGCGCGCCGGCGTGCCGTTCTGTGTGGTGATGCCCCAGGCCCAGGCGGCGCGCTACAGCCAGCAGTTGCGCCAGCTGCAGATGGTGGCGGCGGACCAGACCCGGTGCATGGCCCTCGATCTGGCCACCTACGTTTCGCGCCAGGCCGCGCCGGGGCTGATGGAGGTGCGCTGCACCGATCGGCATCTGCAGGATTGGGCGGGGCCGGTGGCGAGTGCCTTCGAGTCGGGGGACGCGGCCATCGAGCAGTACCTGGCGCGGCATCGGGCGGCGTTGCTGGCCGGCCGGGCCTTGCAGCATTTCAGCCTGTATGTCGATCAGCGTCCGGTGAGCGCCTTGACCCTGTCCCTGGGCCCGGAGGTGGCGCGGCTGGACGATATCGGCACGCTACAGGGTTTCCAGGGGCGGGGTTACGCCACTGCGCTGATCCACGCGGTGCTCGGCTTCGCCCAGGCCCGGGGCGCCAGGTGGTGCGTGCTGGAGGCCTCGCTCGACGGTCTGTCGATCTATCGCAAGGCCGGCTTCAATGTCCTGTTCGACTACCGCACTTTCTGTCAGGCATGA